A single genomic interval of Novosphingobium ginsenosidimutans harbors:
- a CDS encoding phosphoglycerate kinase produces the protein MARFRTLDDLGDLTGKVALVRVDLNLPMQDGSVTDDTRVRAAAPTILELAAKGAKVLLLAHFGRPKGERVSTMSVSMTLDAVQAVLGKEVMFVPEIAGPVVAQSVGILRPGDIALLENTRFWKGEEKNDPELAKAMAANGDIYVNDAFSASHRAHASTEGLAHLLPAYAGRSMEAELKALDAALGTPERPVAAVVGGAKVSSKLDVLTHLVTQVDHLIIGGGMANTFLAARGVNVGKSLCEHELAATCEQILDAADKSGCTVHLPYDVVVAKEFAANPASLRTCNVHEVAADEMILDVGPQAVEALADVLKTCRTLVWNGPLGAFEIEPFDAATVALARSAAALSKEGVLTSVAGGGDTVAALNHAGVANDFTYISTAGGAFLEWMEGKELPGVKALEIA, from the coding sequence ATGGCCAGGTTCCGCACGCTCGACGATCTGGGAGACTTGACCGGCAAGGTCGCGCTGGTGCGCGTCGACCTCAACCTGCCAATGCAGGACGGCTCGGTCACCGACGATACGCGCGTGCGGGCCGCGGCCCCAACGATCCTGGAGCTGGCGGCCAAGGGCGCCAAGGTCCTGCTCCTGGCGCACTTTGGCCGCCCCAAGGGTGAGCGGGTTTCGACCATGTCGGTCTCGATGACGCTTGATGCGGTCCAGGCCGTGCTGGGCAAGGAAGTGATGTTCGTGCCCGAGATTGCCGGGCCGGTGGTCGCGCAGTCAGTCGGCATCCTACGTCCGGGCGATATTGCCCTGCTGGAAAACACCCGGTTCTGGAAGGGTGAGGAAAAGAACGATCCCGAACTCGCCAAGGCGATGGCCGCCAATGGCGATATCTATGTCAACGATGCGTTTTCGGCCTCGCACCGCGCCCATGCCAGCACCGAAGGCCTGGCGCACTTGCTGCCAGCCTATGCCGGCCGGTCGATGGAAGCCGAACTCAAGGCGCTGGACGCGGCGCTCGGTACGCCAGAGCGTCCTGTCGCGGCTGTGGTCGGCGGGGCTAAGGTATCTTCGAAGCTGGATGTGCTGACTCACCTGGTGACCCAGGTCGATCACCTGATCATCGGCGGCGGCATGGCCAACACCTTCCTCGCGGCGCGCGGAGTCAATGTCGGCAAGTCGCTGTGCGAGCATGAGCTGGCCGCAACCTGCGAGCAAATCCTAGATGCGGCCGACAAGTCCGGCTGCACGGTTCACCTGCCCTACGATGTGGTCGTGGCCAAGGAGTTTGCCGCTAACCCGGCATCCCTGCGCACCTGCAACGTCCACGAGGTTGCGGCCGACGAGATGATCCTCGATGTCGGACCGCAGGCGGTCGAAGCCTTGGCCGACGTGCTCAAGACCTGCCGCACCTTGGTCTGGAACGGGCCGCTTGGTGCCTTTGAGATCGAGCCGTTCGATGCCGCTACCGTGGCCCTGGCCCGCAGCGCTGCTGCGTTGAGCAAGGAAGGTGTGCTCACGTCGGTCGCGGGCGGTGGGGATACCGTCGCCGCGCTCAATCACGCCGGCGTGGCTAATGATTTCACGTACATTTCGACTGCCGGCGGTGCCTTCCTGGAATGGATGGAAGGCAAGGAACTGCCCGGCGTTAAAGCGCTCGAAATAGCCTGA
- a CDS encoding fructose bisphosphate aldolase, with product MNFAEMTAKMAAGDGFIAALDQSGGSTPKALAGYGVGEDAWSSEAEMFDLIHSMRERIITSPVFTGDKVIGAILFERTMDGTAGGKPVPAALIEKGVVPFIKIDKGLEAEENGVQLMKPMPELDALLARSKALGVYGTKERSVINSANAAGIAAAVAQQFEVGRQVLAHGMMPILEPEVNIKSETRAECDAILLEEMLKNLEGMDQQVMLKLSLPVHPGKFDALVDHPKVLRVVALSGGYKRPEACVELSKNRGIIASFSRALLEDLRHQMSQAEFDAALGEAIDAIHRGSTQKI from the coding sequence ATGAACTTCGCTGAAATGACCGCCAAGATGGCCGCCGGTGACGGCTTCATCGCCGCTCTCGACCAGTCGGGCGGTTCTACGCCGAAGGCGCTGGCCGGTTATGGCGTGGGCGAAGATGCCTGGTCGTCCGAAGCCGAGATGTTCGACCTGATCCACTCGATGCGCGAGCGGATCATCACCTCGCCGGTCTTCACTGGTGACAAGGTGATCGGTGCGATCCTGTTCGAGCGGACCATGGACGGCACAGCTGGAGGCAAGCCGGTTCCCGCCGCGCTGATCGAAAAGGGCGTGGTACCCTTCATCAAGATCGACAAGGGGCTGGAGGCTGAGGAAAACGGCGTCCAGCTGATGAAGCCGATGCCCGAGCTGGATGCGCTGCTGGCCCGTTCGAAAGCACTTGGCGTTTATGGCACCAAGGAGCGCTCGGTGATCAACTCGGCCAATGCCGCCGGGATCGCTGCCGCCGTGGCGCAGCAGTTCGAAGTGGGCCGCCAGGTCCTGGCGCACGGCATGATGCCGATCCTCGAGCCCGAGGTGAACATCAAGAGCGAAACCCGTGCCGAGTGCGATGCCATCCTGCTTGAGGAAATGCTCAAGAACCTGGAAGGCATGGACCAGCAGGTCATGCTCAAGCTCTCGCTGCCGGTTCATCCGGGCAAGTTTGATGCGCTAGTCGATCATCCCAAGGTGCTGCGCGTCGTCGCGCTTTCAGGCGGCTACAAGCGTCCGGAAGCCTGCGTCGAGCTTTCAAAGAACCGCGGGATCATCGCCAGCTTCAGCCGTGCGCTGCTGGAAGACCTGCGCCACCAGATGAGCCAGGCCGAGTTCGATGCGGCGCTGGGCGAGGCGATCGACGCGATCCATCGCGGCTCTACGCAGAAGATCTGA
- a CDS encoding HAD-IB family hydrolase — MADLVKRIEAGPQGPKNIVIFDFDGTLIAGYSASAFFQAHLRKGDYNAFDLAEAGVAIWQSVAKAIEMQDLLNKAIAKWKGKKEAELVALGEKIFDKTLSDKVYPEMVTLLLAHRRAGHTIAIASSATRFQVEPTARFLGIEHVMTSTVEVKRGVLTGKMLEPQMWGKGKADAVKAFVKAHKAKLADTWFYADGDEEIGLMKAVGHPVPTNPGKELQATARAEGWDILRHSSRGSTTPELLTRTATGLMSLFPLLYTGIGVGLLTRNKRNAANLTLPLWADSVMLASGVKLRVTGREHLTSHRPAVFLFNHRNNFDAFFVGALVRTDLAWVGKAELKKNPISAMLSRLVPVAFVERSGGSPEEAAKALEPVAKMVREGCSIMIAPEGTRVRDMTVDIGSFKKGAFHMARTLGIPVIPIVIRNALDVAGRDAVMLRSGTVDIAVLPPVETKGWTEKNTGQKAEEVRQMFIDTLENWPDADD; from the coding sequence GTGGCCGATTTGGTCAAGCGGATCGAGGCCGGGCCGCAGGGGCCCAAGAACATTGTCATCTTCGATTTCGACGGCACGCTGATCGCGGGCTACTCCGCCAGTGCCTTCTTCCAGGCCCACCTGCGCAAAGGTGATTACAACGCCTTTGACCTGGCCGAGGCCGGGGTAGCGATCTGGCAGTCGGTCGCCAAGGCGATCGAGATGCAGGACCTGCTCAACAAGGCGATCGCCAAGTGGAAGGGCAAGAAGGAAGCCGAACTGGTCGCGCTGGGTGAGAAGATCTTCGACAAGACCCTGTCGGACAAGGTCTACCCGGAAATGGTCACGCTGCTTCTGGCCCACCGCCGCGCCGGCCACACCATCGCCATCGCCAGCTCCGCCACACGTTTTCAGGTTGAGCCGACGGCGCGGTTCCTGGGGATCGAGCATGTCATGACCTCGACAGTTGAGGTCAAGCGCGGGGTGCTGACCGGCAAGATGCTGGAGCCGCAGATGTGGGGCAAGGGCAAGGCCGACGCGGTCAAGGCCTTCGTCAAGGCGCACAAGGCCAAGCTGGCGGACACGTGGTTCTATGCCGATGGCGACGAAGAAATCGGGCTGATGAAAGCCGTCGGCCATCCCGTGCCGACCAACCCAGGCAAGGAACTGCAAGCGACGGCCCGCGCGGAAGGCTGGGACATTCTTCGTCATTCGAGCCGCGGTTCGACCACGCCCGAACTGCTGACCCGGACCGCGACGGGACTGATGAGCCTGTTCCCGCTGCTCTACACCGGAATCGGTGTGGGCCTGCTGACCCGCAACAAGCGCAATGCCGCCAACCTGACCCTGCCGCTGTGGGCAGACAGCGTGATGCTGGCATCCGGCGTCAAACTGCGGGTGACAGGGCGCGAGCACCTGACCTCGCACCGGCCAGCGGTGTTCTTGTTCAACCACCGCAACAATTTCGACGCCTTCTTTGTCGGCGCGCTGGTGCGGACCGATCTTGCCTGGGTCGGCAAGGCGGAGCTCAAGAAGAACCCGATCAGCGCGATGCTCAGCCGGCTGGTGCCGGTGGCCTTTGTCGAGCGCAGCGGGGGTTCTCCGGAGGAAGCGGCCAAGGCGCTGGAGCCGGTCGCCAAGATGGTGCGCGAAGGCTGCTCGATCATGATCGCGCCGGAAGGGACGCGGGTGCGCGACATGACGGTGGATATCGGGTCCTTCAAGAAGGGTGCGTTCCATATGGCAAGAACGCTGGGGATTCCCGTGATCCCGATCGTGATCCGCAACGCGCTGGATGTCGCTGGGCGCGACGCGGTGATGCTACGCTCGGGCACGGTCGACATTGCAGTCCTGCCGCCGGTTGAGACCAAGGGCTGGACCGAGAAGAACACCGGGCAGAAGGCCGAGGAAGTGCGGCAGATGTTTATCGATACGCTGGAGAACTGGCCCGATGCAGACGACTGA
- a CDS encoding alpha/beta hydrolase, translating into MQTTEFTFVGAGGVQIFATSWLPGGAPRDQLVLAHGYAEHLGRYRAVAEFFTAAGYAVHALDHRGHGKSGGTRAVIDSFANADADIDQLVDKVRADSGLQRIKLVGHSMGGSLALNYALNHPEKLSGLVLSGPAIGGGLPKIQNLLLALISRIAPALGMIQLDADAVSRDPQVVAAYKADPLVFHGKVPARTAREMMHAVTTYPPRVGVMQLPCLLMHGSADTLVRAEDAQPVFDAIASPDKTVRIFDGLYHEIFNEPERLEVLGIVKDWLGARAPV; encoded by the coding sequence ATGCAGACGACTGAGTTCACCTTCGTTGGCGCCGGCGGCGTGCAGATCTTCGCCACGTCATGGCTCCCAGGCGGCGCCCCGCGTGACCAACTGGTGCTGGCCCACGGCTATGCCGAACACCTTGGCCGCTACCGCGCCGTGGCCGAATTCTTCACCGCAGCGGGCTATGCGGTCCACGCGCTCGACCACCGCGGCCACGGCAAGTCGGGCGGGACGCGGGCGGTGATCGACAGTTTCGCCAATGCCGATGCCGATATCGACCAGCTGGTGGACAAAGTTCGTGCCGATAGCGGCCTCCAGCGGATCAAGCTGGTGGGTCATTCGATGGGCGGATCGCTGGCGCTCAACTATGCGCTGAACCATCCCGAAAAGCTTTCGGGCCTGGTCTTGAGCGGCCCGGCGATTGGCGGCGGCCTGCCAAAGATCCAGAACCTGCTGCTGGCGCTGATTTCGCGCATCGCGCCCGCATTGGGGATGATCCAGCTTGATGCCGATGCCGTCAGCCGCGATCCGCAGGTGGTCGCTGCTTACAAGGCCGATCCGCTGGTCTTCCACGGCAAGGTCCCGGCCCGGACCGCGCGGGAGATGATGCATGCCGTCACTACCTATCCGCCGCGCGTGGGGGTGATGCAGCTCCCTTGCCTGCTGATGCACGGCAGCGCGGATACGCTGGTGCGCGCCGAAGATGCCCAGCCGGTTTTCGATGCGATTGCCAGCCCGGACAAGACCGTGCGGATCTTCGATGGCCTCTATCACGAGATATTCAACGAGCCGGAGCGGCTTGAAGTGCTGGGGATTGTGAAGGATTGGCTTGGCGCGCGGGCGCCGGTTTAA
- a CDS encoding 1-acyl-sn-glycerol-3-phosphate acyltransferase, which produces MATAVSPPESEPQIGRIFLALYRGATERELLERHTARLTGRLVVIERSEAPFSTEVARLVASLDDDAVELAPLRVAWLPRKGEGSGWRALLGLGDPREPSESIKRREKDAADPRWRIVVAEPAALGLLRARWKQRTGGRGTDFADFVARQAELSLERAEYPLYGARYKMPRVEPADLIAAPGFTAGLARLAEETGRRESELLAEARGYLEELRTGHNPFAIEGMLRFFRAAYEKAYGTVDVVPNELAKLHDVFARYPALILPAHKANVDAPVVNTVLADHGLPLPSLFAGINMSFWPMGPIMRRAGYIFLRRDIRENATYRFVLREYLAYLIERRFNLSWFPEGTRSRTGKLLPPKLGLLTYVVDAYRQGRIEDIMLVPVALAYDQVYETKDFANEAKGGKKKPENLGWMLRYLRSLRTSYGKAYLRVAEPLSMREALGPPDPDGNYKTPEAQLALQKLSLAVSWRINQATPITGIALVTFALLATGGRSIPRERLAKFVAMLVEHARKRAQPLADSAVLHDSERLGAVLDTLMASGVVTRFEGGPTPVYGIAEGQHIGAAFYRNSMLHFVLERAICEVAALGAMASSPAKREDKFFETAVALRESLKFEFFFRERPAFEEGLAAEMDLIDRDWRHKLAEANSGREVLDTIFGVGLAHAALRPFLEAYRIVLDVLLTLPVDVAAQEKDVLTAADGLGRQYLLEKTIRNPEAVSRQLFATAWQVASNVRLVEPGPDLAARREGRSRVLRATLAALDAIEVQCREALGG; this is translated from the coding sequence ATGGCTACCGCCGTCTCCCCACCCGAAAGCGAACCGCAGATTGGACGGATCTTCCTGGCGCTCTATCGCGGCGCGACTGAGCGGGAATTGCTGGAACGACACACGGCGAGACTGACCGGACGGCTTGTCGTGATTGAACGCAGCGAAGCGCCTTTCTCCACTGAGGTAGCACGGCTGGTCGCTTCGCTGGATGACGATGCCGTCGAACTCGCCCCGCTCCGCGTGGCCTGGTTGCCGCGCAAGGGCGAAGGCAGCGGCTGGCGCGCCCTGCTGGGCCTTGGCGATCCGCGCGAACCATCCGAGAGCATCAAGCGCCGCGAGAAAGACGCCGCCGATCCGCGCTGGCGCATCGTCGTGGCTGAGCCGGCCGCACTGGGCTTGCTCCGCGCGCGCTGGAAGCAGCGGACCGGCGGGCGTGGCACCGACTTTGCCGATTTCGTCGCGCGGCAGGCTGAGTTATCGCTCGAGCGGGCGGAGTATCCGCTTTACGGCGCGCGCTACAAGATGCCCCGGGTCGAGCCGGCCGACCTGATCGCGGCGCCGGGGTTCACCGCTGGCCTTGCCCGCCTCGCCGAAGAAACCGGCCGCCGCGAGAGCGAGCTGCTGGCCGAAGCGCGCGGCTATCTGGAAGAGCTGCGCACCGGCCACAATCCCTTCGCGATCGAAGGCATGCTGCGCTTTTTCCGGGCGGCTTACGAGAAGGCTTATGGCACTGTCGACGTTGTGCCAAACGAGTTGGCCAAGCTCCACGATGTCTTTGCCCGCTACCCGGCGCTGATCCTTCCGGCGCACAAGGCCAATGTCGATGCCCCGGTGGTCAACACCGTGCTGGCCGATCATGGCCTGCCGCTGCCCAGCCTGTTTGCCGGAATCAACATGTCGTTCTGGCCGATGGGCCCGATCATGCGCCGCGCCGGCTATATCTTCCTGCGTAGGGATATCCGCGAAAATGCGACCTATCGCTTCGTCCTGCGCGAATACCTCGCTTACTTGATCGAACGGCGGTTCAATCTTTCGTGGTTCCCGGAAGGCACCCGTTCCCGCACCGGCAAGCTGCTGCCGCCCAAGCTGGGCCTCCTAACCTATGTGGTCGATGCCTATCGCCAGGGCAGGATCGAGGACATCATGCTGGTTCCGGTCGCCCTGGCCTATGACCAGGTCTACGAGACCAAGGACTTTGCCAACGAGGCCAAGGGCGGCAAGAAGAAGCCGGAAAACCTGGGCTGGATGCTGCGTTACCTGCGCAGCCTGCGCACGTCTTATGGCAAGGCCTATCTCCGGGTGGCCGAACCGCTCTCCATGCGCGAGGCGCTGGGTCCGCCCGATCCGGATGGTAACTACAAGACGCCTGAAGCCCAACTAGCCCTGCAGAAGCTGTCGCTGGCGGTATCCTGGCGGATCAACCAGGCGACGCCGATTACCGGGATCGCCCTGGTAACATTCGCTCTGCTGGCCACCGGCGGCCGTTCGATCCCGCGCGAGCGGCTGGCCAAGTTTGTCGCCATGCTGGTCGAACATGCCCGCAAACGCGCTCAGCCCCTGGCCGACAGTGCGGTGCTGCACGATTCCGAGCGGCTTGGCGCTGTGCTCGATACGCTGATGGCATCCGGCGTCGTCACCCGCTTCGAAGGGGGTCCGACCCCGGTCTACGGCATCGCAGAGGGGCAACACATCGGTGCCGCCTTCTATCGGAATTCGATGCTCCACTTCGTCCTTGAGCGGGCAATCTGTGAAGTCGCTGCGCTGGGCGCGATGGCCTCCAGCCCGGCCAAACGGGAGGACAAGTTCTTCGAGACCGCCGTGGCCCTGCGCGAATCGCTGAAGTTCGAGTTCTTCTTCCGCGAGCGTCCGGCTTTCGAAGAGGGCCTGGCAGCCGAAATGGACCTGATCGACCGCGACTGGCGCCACAAGCTGGCCGAGGCCAATTCCGGCCGCGAAGTGCTGGATACGATCTTCGGCGTCGGCCTCGCCCATGCCGCGCTGCGGCCGTTCCTGGAGGCCTATCGCATCGTCCTTGACGTGCTGCTTACCCTGCCGGTCGATGTTGCGGCGCAGGAGAAGGATGTGCTTACCGCTGCGGACGGCCTTGGCCGGCAATACCTGCTGGAAAAAACCATCCGCAATCCAGAAGCGGTCTCCCGACAGCTCTTCGCCACGGCCTGGCAAGTGGCGAGCAATGTCCGGCTGGTCGAACCGGGGCCGGACCTTGCCGCGCGGCGCGAAGGCCGCTCCCGGGTGCTGCGCGCCACGCTGGCCGCGCTCGATGCGATCGAAGTGCAGTGCCGCGAGGCGCTGGGCGGTTAA
- a CDS encoding NAD(P)H-dependent glycerol-3-phosphate dehydrogenase, producing MAKRVLARELKVGLLGGGSWGTTVASLVARNAPTTLWARSEDTVAEINCDHTNRRYLPDARLTASLRATTELAEAVGGADVIVFGVPSQVTRATAAAIRPFIRPWVPIISLAKGFELSTGKRMTEVIGEELPGHPLGVLTGPNLAKEIMSGLAAAAVLAMDDDVIVRELQDLFRTGLFRVYTNDDPVGAELGGALKNIFAIATGMGDALGAGVNTRSALLTRSQAEMMRLGVALGARAETLMGLAGMGDLLATCTSPQSRNRTVGLELGSGKTIEQVLASMSQVAEGVKSVGPVWEMACARGIELPIVREVYAVVHEGAPATSAFRGLLSTAAGSEAEPG from the coding sequence GTGGCAAAAAGGGTCCTGGCGCGGGAACTTAAAGTCGGGCTGCTGGGGGGCGGCTCGTGGGGTACGACCGTTGCTTCGCTGGTCGCGCGCAATGCCCCAACCACGCTCTGGGCCCGGAGCGAGGATACGGTGGCGGAAATCAACTGCGATCACACCAACCGCCGCTACCTGCCCGATGCCCGGCTGACCGCAAGCCTGCGCGCCACGACCGAACTGGCCGAGGCGGTTGGCGGAGCGGACGTCATCGTGTTTGGCGTACCCTCGCAGGTTACCCGCGCCACGGCAGCGGCGATCCGCCCTTTCATCCGCCCCTGGGTGCCGATCATCAGCCTGGCTAAAGGCTTCGAGCTATCGACCGGCAAACGCATGACTGAAGTGATCGGTGAGGAACTGCCCGGCCACCCGCTTGGAGTGCTGACCGGTCCGAACCTGGCCAAGGAAATCATGTCAGGCCTGGCCGCCGCCGCCGTTCTGGCCATGGACGACGACGTGATCGTGCGCGAATTGCAGGACCTGTTCCGCACCGGCCTGTTCCGCGTTTACACCAACGACGACCCGGTCGGCGCTGAGCTGGGCGGCGCGCTCAAGAACATCTTCGCTATCGCGACAGGCATGGGCGACGCGCTGGGCGCAGGTGTAAATACCCGCTCTGCGCTGCTGACCCGTAGCCAGGCCGAGATGATGCGGCTCGGTGTCGCGCTAGGCGCACGGGCCGAGACACTGATGGGCCTCGCCGGTATGGGTGACCTCCTTGCCACCTGCACCAGCCCGCAGAGCCGCAATCGGACCGTGGGGCTTGAACTCGGCTCGGGCAAAACGATCGAGCAGGTTCTCGCCAGTATGAGCCAGGTGGCCGAGGGCGTGAAGAGCGTGGGTCCCGTCTGGGAAATGGCCTGTGCGCGCGGGATTGAGCTGCCGATCGTGCGCGAGGTCTATGCTGTGGTCCACGAAGGTGCCCCCGCCACCAGCGCTTTCCGCGGCCTGCTGAGCACGGCGGCCGGCTCCGAGGCGGAGCCGGGCTGA
- a CDS encoding tyrosine-protein phosphatase, which translates to MTQARILPLEGINNFRDYGGYEGLDGRKVRTGLLWRSAQHGDASDVDLAAVSSLGIAHVIDLRGPSEREMKPCRRHDDFAGQVWTYPEETAGLALHTEAADGVLTAAEARAAMVRLYEGIAFRENLTPMLRLYFELLLRAEGPSLVHCVAGKDRTGWAVAMAQHALGVPREAIIADYMLTNDASRLEERIAAEAFKDLPRYASMDAETVRALWGVEEDYIATALKVTEHRHGDLDTYLEQVLGIDAAKREALRAHYLEG; encoded by the coding sequence ATGACCCAGGCTCGCATCCTCCCGCTCGAAGGCATCAACAACTTTCGCGATTATGGAGGTTATGAAGGCCTAGACGGACGCAAGGTGCGCACCGGGCTGCTATGGCGTTCTGCCCAGCATGGCGATGCAAGCGATGTCGACCTGGCAGCTGTCAGTAGTCTGGGGATCGCCCATGTGATTGACCTGCGCGGACCAAGCGAGCGCGAGATGAAGCCATGCCGTCGGCATGATGACTTTGCCGGCCAGGTCTGGACCTATCCAGAGGAGACGGCCGGCCTTGCGCTTCACACCGAAGCTGCCGATGGCGTGCTGACGGCCGCCGAAGCCCGCGCCGCCATGGTCAGACTCTATGAGGGGATCGCCTTTCGCGAAAACCTGACGCCGATGCTGCGGCTCTATTTCGAACTGCTGCTGCGCGCCGAAGGGCCGAGTCTGGTCCACTGCGTCGCCGGCAAGGATCGCACCGGTTGGGCGGTTGCGATGGCCCAGCACGCGCTCGGCGTTCCGCGTGAGGCGATCATCGCCGATTACATGCTGACCAATGACGCCAGCCGGTTGGAAGAGCGGATTGCCGCTGAAGCGTTCAAGGATCTACCGCGTTACGCGTCGATGGATGCCGAAACGGTCCGCGCGCTGTGGGGTGTGGAGGAAGACTATATCGCGACTGCGCTCAAGGTAACCGAGCATCGCCACGGCGATCTCGACACCTATCTCGAGCAGGTCCTGGGCATAGATGCCGCCAAGCGCGAGGCGCTGCGGGCGCATTACCTCGAAGGCTAA
- a CDS encoding alpha/beta fold hydrolase, protein MTIHGPTSNSFISQRLRLHYVDWGNPEAPPLILQHGGRDHCRSWDWVAEELAKDWHVIAPDLRGHGDSAWAPDGNYEMNAFVYDFAQLVHTLGHDEVTIVAHSLGGNIASHFTGLYPEKVRRFVNIEGLGLSPKTRAEREAAGYANRFREWIEKRRAAAGRIPRRYPSIEAAYARMKEENSFLTDEQARHLTIHGASRNEDGTWSWKFDPYLNVWPFEDVPEFRTEELWGAITCPMLLLYGANSWASNPEKDGRLEAFNNDPKVIEFENAGHWLHHDQFDRFMAEVRAFL, encoded by the coding sequence ATGACGATCCACGGCCCCACTTCCAACAGCTTCATCTCGCAGCGCCTGCGGCTCCACTATGTCGATTGGGGCAATCCGGAGGCTCCGCCACTGATCCTGCAGCACGGCGGGCGCGACCACTGCCGTTCGTGGGACTGGGTGGCGGAGGAGCTGGCCAAAGACTGGCATGTGATTGCCCCGGACCTGCGCGGCCATGGCGACAGTGCCTGGGCGCCTGACGGCAATTACGAGATGAACGCCTTCGTCTATGACTTTGCCCAGCTGGTCCATACCCTGGGCCATGATGAAGTGACGATCGTGGCCCATTCGCTGGGCGGCAATATCGCCTCGCACTTCACCGGGCTTTATCCGGAGAAAGTCCGCCGCTTCGTCAATATCGAAGGGCTGGGCCTGTCCCCCAAGACCCGCGCCGAGCGCGAAGCGGCCGGTTACGCCAACCGCTTCCGGGAATGGATCGAGAAGCGCCGCGCCGCAGCTGGGCGGATTCCGCGCCGCTATCCCAGCATCGAAGCGGCCTATGCCCGCATGAAGGAGGAAAACTCCTTCCTGACCGACGAGCAGGCCCGCCACCTGACGATCCACGGCGCTAGTCGCAACGAGGACGGCACCTGGAGCTGGAAATTCGACCCCTATCTCAATGTCTGGCCGTTCGAGGATGTGCCGGAATTCCGTACCGAAGAGCTTTGGGGGGCGATCACCTGCCCGATGCTGCTGCTCTACGGCGCCAATTCATGGGCTTCGAACCCTGAGAAGGACGGGCGGCTAGAGGCGTTCAACAACGATCCCAAGGTGATCGAGTTCGAAAACGCCGGCCACTGGCTGCACCATGACCAGTTCGACCGGTTCATGGCTGAAGTCCGGGCTTTCCTTTAG
- the trxB gene encoding thioredoxin-disulfide reductase: MATHTTKMLIIGSGPAGLSAAIYGARAGMQPIVVQGLQPGGQLTITTDVENYPGFRDVIQGPWLMQEMQAQAEHVGTRMLWDTIVSVDMSGSPFRAIGDGGDIYEGDTLVIATGAQAKWLGASGEQEFSGKGVSACATCDGFFYRGKKVVVIGGGNTAVEEALYLTNHSQDVTLIHRRDSLRAEKILQDRLFAHPNIKVLWNKAVERFVGEGGLTGVELKDTVTGETMVEPADGAFVAIGHAPATELFRGKLELDSSGYIIVEPGTPKTAIPGVFACGDVMDHTYRQAVTAAGTGCMAALDAERYLATKEFAARG; this comes from the coding sequence ATGGCCACCCATACCACCAAGATGCTGATAATCGGTTCCGGCCCCGCCGGGCTTTCGGCGGCGATCTATGGCGCGCGCGCCGGGATGCAGCCGATTGTGGTCCAGGGGCTGCAACCGGGCGGCCAGCTGACCATTACCACCGACGTCGAGAATTACCCTGGATTCCGCGATGTGATCCAGGGCCCTTGGCTGATGCAGGAAATGCAGGCCCAGGCCGAACACGTCGGCACGCGCATGCTGTGGGACACAATCGTTTCGGTCGACATGTCGGGCTCGCCGTTCCGGGCGATCGGCGACGGCGGGGACATCTACGAAGGCGATACGCTGGTGATTGCGACGGGGGCCCAGGCCAAGTGGCTTGGCGCATCGGGCGAGCAGGAATTCTCGGGCAAGGGCGTTTCGGCCTGCGCCACCTGCGACGGGTTCTTCTATCGCGGCAAGAAGGTCGTGGTGATCGGCGGCGGCAACACCGCTGTCGAGGAAGCACTCTACCTCACCAACCACTCGCAGGACGTAACCCTGATCCACCGCCGGGATTCGCTGCGAGCCGAAAAGATCCTGCAGGATCGGCTGTTCGCCCATCCCAACATCAAGGTGCTGTGGAACAAGGCGGTTGAGCGCTTCGTGGGTGAGGGCGGTCTGACCGGGGTCGAGCTCAAGGACACCGTAACCGGCGAAACCATGGTCGAACCGGCCGACGGTGCTTTCGTCGCGATCGGCCATGCGCCGGCGACTGAGCTCTTCAGGGGCAAGTTGGAGCTCGACAGCAGCGGCTACATCATCGTCGAACCGGGAACCCCCAAGACCGCCATTCCCGGCGTGTTCGCCTGCGGCGATGTGATGGACCATACCTATCGCCAAGCCGTGACTGCGGCTGGGACGGGCTGCATGGCCGCGCTTGATGCCGAACGGTACCTCGCGACGAAGGAATTCGCCGCGCGCGGCTAA